A window from Bombus fervidus isolate BK054 chromosome 12, iyBomFerv1, whole genome shotgun sequence encodes these proteins:
- the Nd-sgdh gene encoding NADH dehydrogenase (ubiquinone) SGDH subunit: MAVVSRLLLAANRKLSRTNELLGTLLWKNNNYALQNQGTVRRMSEHRVMVITASRWQWYKTKDWLHFYIFMGVIPAGLLIFYCNVFIGPATLEPTPEGYIPQPWEYYRHPITRFLSRYCFPNTQMEYEKLLHKAKVTMNKQKLYKLRQRIIYLIREHEDYRYWSFRETGAKHIIELKEAIDRKELDI, encoded by the exons ATGGCTGTCGTGAGTAGACTTTTGCTTGCGGCTAATCGAAAATTATCTCGTACGAACGAGTTATTGGGAACATTACTATGGAAAAACAACAATTATGCGTTGCAAAACCAAG GAACGGTAAGACGCATGTCGGAACATCGCGTTATGGTTATAACTGCAAGCCGATGGCAATGGTATAAAACTAAGGATTGGCTGcatttttacatctttatGGGCGTGATACCTGCTGGTTTGctcatattttattgtaacgTATTTATAGGGCCAGCAACCTTAGAACCAACACCAGAAGGATATATTCCACAGCCATGGGAATACTACAGG CATCCCATTACAAGATTTCTTTCGAGATACTGTTTCCCAAACACGCAAATGGAATACGAAAAATTACTTCATAAAGCGAAGGTCACTATGAACAAGCAAAAATTGTACAAGTTACGACAACGAATAATATACTTGATACGGGAACACGAGGACTATAGATATTGGAGTTTTAGAGAAACTGGTGCGAAAcatataatagaattaaagGAAGCTATAGATAGGAAAGAACTCGATATATAA